From Pseudobacteriovorax antillogorgiicola:
AGGGCGACTCGGCCAGTGGCTCATTGACAAAGGCCAGGGATGTTCAAACCCAAGCAGTTTTCAGCCTTCGAGGAAAGCCGCTCAATTGCTTTGGACTAACCAAGAAAGTCGTCTACGAAAACGAAGAGTTTAATCTATTGCAACACGCCCTGAATGTAGAAGACGGTGTCGAGAACCTTCGCTATAACAATATCATTATAGCGACCGATGCTGATGTGGATGGTATGCATATTCGCCTGCTGCTGATGACCTTCTTCCTTCAGTACTTTCCAGAGTTGGTCCGCGAAGGCCATGTTCAAATTCTTCAGACCCCTCTTTTCAGAGTTAGAAATAAGGAAAAGACGATCTACTGCTACAACGATCGTGAGAAACAGGCTGCCCTTGGTAAAATTGGCAAGAAGGCCGAAATCACCCGGTTTAAGGGTCTAGGTGAAATCTCTCCCAAAGAGTTCAGCCAGTTTATCGGAGACGACATGCGGGTTGAAACCGTCCGCATGTCTCAGCAAACAGCCGTCGCCGATCTCCTTAGTTACTTCATGGGTAAGAACACACAGGATCGACAGAAATTTATTATTGATAACCTCCGAGCTGAAGAACCAATCGTTGAAGGAGCGGAAGCGTGACACAAGAAACCACTAATGACAAGGGCTCGGCCAGCGTACCCTCCCAGTCAGTCCCTCCTGCCCCTGGCGGAGCGGGAGGCCGTGGCGATGTTGAAGACATGTATGAGTCCTGGTTCTTGGACTATGCAAGTTATGTAATTTTAGATCGGGCAGTACCAAATCTATACGACGGACTCAAGCCGGTACAAAGGCGCATCCTTCATGCTATGAGCGAACTAGAAGACGGCCGTTATAATAAGGCTGCCAATATTATTGGTCATACCATGCGCTACCATCCTCACGGCGATATGGCGATCGAAGACGCCATGGTGAAGATGGCTCAAAAAGATCTCTTGATCGATACGCAGGGAAACTGGGGTAATGTTGCAACAGGTGATCGGGCTGCTGCACCCCGATATATCGAAGCTCGACTGACAAAGTTTGCCAAGGAAGTTCTCTTTAAGGATGAGGTTACCGAGTGGCAGTCATCCTATGATGGCAGGAATAAGGAGCCCTTGACCCTGCCCGTTAAATTCCCTCTGTTGCTGGTCACTGGCGTCGAAGGGATTGCTGTAGGTCTATCCACAAGAGTCCTGCCCCATAACTTTAATGAAGTGATCGATCAGGCGATTGGCTACTTGCAAGGCAAGTCGGTGACTTTGTATCCTGACTTTCTAACCGGTGGCTCAGTTGATGTACGGCAGTACAAAGATGGGCGAAAAACAGGGCGAGTCAAGGTTCGTGCGAAACTTGAGATCGTGGATAATAAGACCATCAAGGTTGCGGATCTACCCTATGGAGTCACTACCGCATCTTTGATCGACTCGATCATCTCAGCCAACGATAAGGGTAAGATCAAAGTCAAAAAGGTTGAGGATAACACCGCCGAGTTTGTGGAGATTCTGGTGCATCTAAGCCCAGGGGTATCGCCCCATGTGGCAATGGATGCTCTGTTTGCCTTCACAGATTGTGAAGTTAGTCTTGCGCCTTCATGTTGTGTAATTCGGGACACCAAGCCGTATTTCTGCTCGGTAACCGACCTGTTACAGGAGTCGGTCGACCACAGTAAGGACTTGCTTGAACTTGAATACAAAATTCAAAAGCAAGCACTATTAGAGAAGCTTCACCTATCTAGCCTAGAACTTTTGTTTATTGAGCATAAGATCTACCGCAAAATAGAAAACGCCGAAAATTGGGATCAGGTTTTAGCCACCATAAGGCGGGGCTTGAAGCCTTTTAGCAAGGATATGATCCGAGAGCTTACTGATGACGATATATCAAAGCTCACAGAGATTAAAATCAAACGCATCACAAAATTTGATCGTAGTAAGGCTGAAGAGCATCTCGTCAAACTCAAGGAACAGATTCAAGAGGTGGACGATAAGCTTTCAGATATGGTCGCGACAACTATCAGCTATTTCAAAAAGCTCAAGAAGGAGTATGGTCCTGGTCGGGAGCGGCGAACTAAGATCGAGGTGTTTGAAACCGTGGAGGCCCGTGCGGTAGCTGTGGTTAATCAGAAGCTCTATATCAACCGTCGCGAAGGCTTTATCGGTACGTCCCTTAAAAAAGACGAGTTCTTGTTCGATTGCTCAGATTTGGACGAAATCGTTGCCTTTACTAAAGACGGGCAGTGTATGGTAAGCAAGGTCAGTGAAAAGACCTTCTATGGAAAAAATATCATCTATGCTGGAGTGTTTACACGTGGTGATGATAAGACTGTCTACCATATGATCTATCAAGACGGACGCGGGGGCCCCACCTACCAGAAACGTTTCGCAATGGCCGCGGCAACCCGCGATCGGGCTTACGATCTGACCCGTGGTAACAAGGGCAGTCGTGTTCATCACTTTAGTGTCAACCCCTCGGGAGAGGGTGAAGTGGTTGAAGTGATCTTAAAACCCGAGGCCAAGGCACGCAATAAGGTAATCGATGTAGACTTTTCAGAGCTTGCTATTAAAACCCGATCTGTAAAAGGGCTACTAGTTACCAAAGAGCCAGTGGCGAATGTCGACGTTGTGAGTCGCGATGCTCCGGTGGTAGAGTCTGTTGATCTATGGTTCGATAGCAAGTTGAGACGACTCAATGTTGATAAGAAAGGCAAAAAGTTAGGCTCCTTTGCAGGAGATGATAAGATCTTTACT
This genomic window contains:
- a CDS encoding DNA gyrase/topoisomerase IV subunit A is translated as MTQETTNDKGSASVPSQSVPPAPGGAGGRGDVEDMYESWFLDYASYVILDRAVPNLYDGLKPVQRRILHAMSELEDGRYNKAANIIGHTMRYHPHGDMAIEDAMVKMAQKDLLIDTQGNWGNVATGDRAAAPRYIEARLTKFAKEVLFKDEVTEWQSSYDGRNKEPLTLPVKFPLLLVTGVEGIAVGLSTRVLPHNFNEVIDQAIGYLQGKSVTLYPDFLTGGSVDVRQYKDGRKTGRVKVRAKLEIVDNKTIKVADLPYGVTTASLIDSIISANDKGKIKVKKVEDNTAEFVEILVHLSPGVSPHVAMDALFAFTDCEVSLAPSCCVIRDTKPYFCSVTDLLQESVDHSKDLLELEYKIQKQALLEKLHLSSLELLFIEHKIYRKIENAENWDQVLATIRRGLKPFSKDMIRELTDDDISKLTEIKIKRITKFDRSKAEEHLVKLKEQIQEVDDKLSDMVATTISYFKKLKKEYGPGRERRTKIEVFETVEARAVAVVNQKLYINRREGFIGTSLKKDEFLFDCSDLDEIVAFTKDGQCMVSKVSEKTFYGKNIIYAGVFTRGDDKTVYHMIYQDGRGGPTYQKRFAMAAATRDRAYDLTRGNKGSRVHHFSVNPSGEGEVVEVILKPEAKARNKVIDVDFSELAIKTRSVKGLLVTKEPVANVDVVSRDAPVVESVDLWFDSKLRRLNVDKKGKKLGSFAGDDKIFTLYRSGSIELSGYDLDTYFDENILHMGKYSDDIIISCVYYHGEKKDYYVKRFKMEELSIGRREEFIPQEPGTKLLILSFNPEPAVEVSFKKGKRGTPDSEVLDLSDIVQPKGVKAIGNKLSRQSVKSVKLHKS